A region of the Vanrija pseudolonga chromosome 2, complete sequence genome:
GCCAATGCCATGACTTTTTATCCGCGACGCATCATACAGATCCTAATACAGAGTGCAGGCGAGAGCTGCAAAAAACAACCCAAAAGCAAAAACAAGACTGATATCCTCCTCTCCTACTCATGGCTCGTAAACGGGTAGGTACCGTACCCCGTTGACGCCCAGGCTCTCGTTGACGTGACCGGTGCCGGTGGAGCTCTCCCCATCAGCTTGCTCCTCGTGAGCATGCTCCGcttcctcgtgctcgtcatgatcgacgtcgagcggtGGGGCCGAAGGGTGGTGACCCTGTTCGTCCTCTGCCTCGAGGTCGGGTAGAGGTGGTGCCGAAGGAGCGCTCGCCTCTATCTCCAGAGGTGGCGCGGAAGGCAGGCTATCCGACGTTTCGactggcggcgcggagggaaGCAGGTGCAGCGTGTCGTCAACATCATCGTCTGCGGGGAGCGAGCGCTGCTGGGTCCTTTGCGGTGGTGCGGGCAATCCGAGAGGAGCGCTTGGCCGAGCAACAGGAGGGGCACTTGGGCCGTCCTCTCCTGCCTCGAGCGGCAGCGTTTCGAACCCATTCTCGTCAACGTCAaagctcggcgcggatgGGCCAGccccatcgtcgtcgacccgcgTAACCGGAGGTGCAGATGCGCCGTGGCGCAAGCGTTCAAGCTCGCGCTTGTCGTCTGTCGCCACATGGCGCAtggcctgctcgcgccgctcctcctcgtcgggcggGACAACAATGGGCGCCTTTGCGTCTGCACGGTGTGCCACCGCctgggcggcctcggcatccgcTGTAGCCGGTGCGGGGTAGTATCCAGCTGCTGCCACCTTTTCTGGCGACAGGACGTTTGGAGGGTTCTCGTCTGGAGGTGCGCGCGACGTGGACGGGCCGCTGGATGAACCAATCTGCACACTGCGAACGGAAGCAGGTCGGTAAGCGGGGGGCAGGTGGCCGCCCGTTGGGTTGGCGGGTGGGTCGTGGGCGCTAGTTTCGGGAGACGACTGAGGGTCTGTGCGAGGAGACTGGTGCTCTGAAGACGATGAAGATTCGGGAGGGCAGTCCGAGTTGTTGGCGTCCGAGACGTGGGCATCGCTGGCCTCTGTTGGGAGCGTCGGCGGAGAGTGCGACGGAGttgtgtcgtcgtggtcgagcgagtggcgCCTGCTGGGAGGTGATGAGGTGGCAGTGGTAGCCAACGAGGTCGTTGACTGTGTGGTCATGGACCCAGCAgagcgctcgcggccgagatcGTGTCCAGAAGTGTAGGCCACCCCATCCTTCTCCCCCGCACGGTCGCCGTTCCTTGTACCCCGGTGCCGCACACCCCTGTGCCAGACCCGCACCTTTGTTCGCACATACGACGAGTTATggcgtccgcctcgtcgcttGGCCTTGTGAGCCTTCTCAAACTCGGCGAGCCGCTGAGAGAACTGGACGTGGACCTCGGACGTGGCGTCCTGCATCGCGTCCTCGGTCAAACCAGCTGCTGCAAGCGCTTTGCGACGCATTCTTGCTTCATGGCgcttgcgtcgtcgtgtcgtcttTCGTCGTTGCAACGCAACGCTGACTGTTAGCTTGGCTATCGCAAAATCACTCACAAAATGATGGCAATCACAATCAAGACGGCCAGGATGACACTGCAACTGACGATCAGAGGAGTCTTGTAAAAGGACAGTCGGGGGTTGGCCGAGCCCCATCCATTCGGGAGggacgccgagacggcgtACGATGGCAACGGTGTTGACGTTGGGGAAGCCGAGTTCGAGGCCGTATCGGTAGTGTTGGGCTGCTGGGCATCAGCCAGGAGGCCGCCGGGCTTGTCGCTGTTGCCTGAACTCACGCCTTCGACGGCTCGTCCATACAACATCCATGCGTTTTCCACCTTGTACCAGTACCCATCTGACGACTGGGTAAGGTAGAAGGGGAGTGCTGTGGAGGGAAGCGTCGTCACTGGTGGTGACGAGATGGTGTCGGGTGAGGTATACAGTGGGTCTGAAGCGAGTCTTCTCGGATCGTACTGGACTGGTGATGGCGCAGGAGTGGGGGTCGTTAAAACACCAGAGGATGCCTCGACTGTGGCTGTAGGCGGCGGTGGTATTGGCAATGGTCCGGCTGCTGCGAGTAATGGATTTAGGGTGAGGGAAAAGGCGAGGGCCGTGGTGAGGATGCGGCCAGGGGATGagagtcgagctcgtggtggtggttgtgattgtggtggttgtggtggccTCGCTTCTCTCCGCAGCGGcgggtgagggcgagggacCTGCGCCAGAGAGGATTCGGATGCCTCTGGCGCCATAGATGGCTCGGGGCGGTATGGTGGCCGTGAAGGAagagcgtcggcgtcgatgcgGAATGGTAACCGCGACgggccggcgtcgatgcCGTCCTCACCAAAGTCGGTGATGGGCCCTCCTACGGCCCACCGCCATGCTGATGATGGCGGTGGTATGCTTGGTGCGCGTCGCCTTCGCTTCATTCCAACATCTGTTCAGATGATGGGCACGGTGTTGAGAGCAGGGGTGttgtgcgcgagggcgcgcgtttggcgctcacgccgccacctcgttcctgctgctgctgctgcgaagGGGCGAGATGTCTAAGGCTCAGTCTTACTCCGAGGAGACAAGCTGCGCAAAGTCGACTGAACTGGTATTTTTAGCAAGCCAGTCGACCAATATTGGTGTGGGGCGTCAAAGACGTGTGACAAGACTGTTCACACTGCAGGATGGTGACAACGAGTTTGGGTTGCAAGCAGTTGGCAATGTAGCGGTGAACAACGGGGTGATCActggcggcggacgcggaccTCGCTTAACTGTTGTCGGGGCACGCGAATCGGGGTCGGGCCGGGCGATGCGGTCCAGACGATGGTCAACGCAGACAAAGAagcgatggcgacggggaTGGGGGTAGTGGGCGTCGGCCGGCGATGGTCGTGGGGACAATGTCGGCGTAAGAGCGGGTCGATGCGGTGAGAGGAGtcacgcggcggcggatggggggggaggggggaaggTGGATTGTGTGATGGGCCCAGCGATGTCGTGAGTGATGTGCTCGTGTCGAGGGCGATGCGTCGTTTGCACAGAGTCGCCTTTGCTTTGAGGCGAGTGGTCTGGcggcgtcaaagtcgaaAGCGgtgatgtgtgtgtgtgttcgGGGGGTATAAAATGAGACTTGCGAAGTGTATGTTGGTGTGGAATGTGGTTGATGTGCGAGCGTTGTGATGAGTATGGTGGTTGTGTGGTGGTAGGACGGGGGGGcgcaggtgggtgggtgggtaagcgccaggccgcggcggcgacggcgggggtgTAGTTGGGTGGTAAGTGTTGGTAGTGGTGGGTTGTAGGCCCTTCGGTCAGGCAGGAGGAAGGCGGTCAGGTCAAGTCGTGCCAggtgggcgcggggcggTCAAGGTTGTAGGAAgggggggaaggaaggggggaggggaggcagGGGGGGCACTCTGGCGTGGTGGTTCGGTTGGGTGGACGGTGGatcggtgggtgggtgggtgtagCGCGccggacggcggcggcgcggggggggggggggtgaaTATCGAGCGGCCTGTAAACCCGGCCGGGGCATAAGCAGTGTTACCTGCACACTCAAACGGCGGTTCCAGGTAATAGTAGTGCTCAGGGCATGGAAtctggcaggcaggcaggcgggcgggcggggtacagcggcaagggcagcaggcagcaggcaaaCCACCACTTTGTTGTGCGCAGTCGTTTTGTTGTTACCGTCACCACCCTTTTTGATCATCTCTAATCCATTTTGCCCTCCCAAGTCTATTTACCAATAACAATCTCACCCACTAATAGCCACATCgtccgcggccgccgcaAGGCGACCGACAACAAACGGCGCGGGGCACACGAGCAGAGGCGCGCACGGGCATCGTATTATTCCTAGGGGCTTGCTTGAGAGGGGGGGCGTACTCAGGGGCACAGCAACAGTCTCTTTGGCCGAAAAATTATTCGACACGCCCGGGTGGGCTGAGGTCCGTCAAAGGTGGGTCGGGGCACGCGGGCAGAGGCGACTGGGGCAGGTCGCTGGCTGTACTGGGGCCAGCAGCGAGGGACAGACCCTGTATAACCCCGAAAGCCCTCAGGGCCCATCAACCAACctggcgccgcctccctGGGCCCTGTGCGCGCCCTTTGGCTCGTCTGCCCGGTGCGCAGTCGTGCCCAGCGCTAGTCATGGATCATCACGTGAAGGCCAGATCGCCATTATCGATATTTTTAGAGTCGAGGCTCTGCGCCGAGAATCGGGGCGGGGCTTGGGTCGTGGCCGCGTGCCGCCATCCACCACCAATGCCGGCGAGCCCAACATGACTCGTTTCCCCTCGTGCTCCAACTCTCGCTCCACACGCGCGCTGCTAAacatgtcgacggcgcgctcgatTCGGCGCGGTGCTGATGTCATAAAGAGTCTATCTGTAACATGCGGAGCAGGGGTACACCACACGGCGGCACGGAGACCCCCGACGACAACAGCTGTGGAGCGTCGAGCGTCATGCAGCAGTAGGCACATGTTACCGCTCATGTCGAGCACGCAGCCCTctgaggcgcggcgcggtggctGGAGCACGCGGCGTAGTTGGCCGATGAGAACCCCGCCGAACTTGCTCACAAACACGGGAAGCTCGCGCCACGGGTCGGGTCGGGCCTGCTGTGGTGGCTCTGTTgttgcaccaccaccatgcaGCTGGCGTACTGCTATTTTCTCACTGCTAAGTATTCGCCGCCAAAATTAAGCCTGTGGCAAAGTTGGCTGCGGAAGGAGAGGggcggcgccacgccactGCGCCACGCGGTCCGCCTCCACAACGTCCTGTGTTGTCGTTGTTAGTCGGCACGTACGCGCGTCGTTTGTCCGTCAAGCCCCGGTGGGTCGGCGGGTCGGCGatgcgtgctgctgctgggctcAACGCTGGCTGCGTGCCtcccgcctccgcctccgccgccgccacagtcTCGAGTCCGTGCGCACCCACACTAGCCCCGTCATATGTCTCTGGCCGTGTCTCGCCATCCCACTCCTAGTCTTGCACATGCACCGAAATGGCTACAGCACCGAGCTACTGTACGACTCGCCTTGcttgctcggcgcggacgcaCACGGCCGGCAAGCAGCTGTTCGGCTCGGCCCGGCCAGGGAAGGGAAGGTGGCAAGGGTCCGTCGAGGGCCGGCCGACCGACCGCGCActtgcgccggcgccggcgtctgctctgctctgccgctgcgcgccgctgcgccgaggTTCGGCGTTTTGCAAcgtgcgcgcctcgccgtcggaACCACCACGGGCGGTGCGagtggccggccggccgagctATCTCGGTGACGAGGCGAAGCGAGGGCCCAGGTTGAGCTCGAGATGCTTTGCCGTGGCCGTGCTGCAGCTGACGCTCCGACCACACGGCGACagggctggcgcggcgtcgcgtggTCGTGTGATACATAGTGCGCCTCGGTTACGTTAgcatgcagccagccaggttGGCGTGTGTCTGGGCCACAGTGGCGCTGGTTGGTGGCTGCTGTGGTGAGACTGGATGCGCATCAGCGACCTGTGCGGCCAGATCGCCAGAAGCGTCAAGATCTTGGATCTGCGCATGTGGCATGTGGCATGGCAgtccgctcgcgccgctcgacgccagcgcgccagcgctTCCTCCACCACTGGATGCTCCGAGCGCGTCGTATTCGTCTCGCCCGCCTGCACCACTCAACCTCCCTCCGACCCACCAAACGTCTTTTCAAGATCCATGACACTTCTACAACGGCGCCTacagcgccgcgacctcCTCAACGACATAGTGCCGGCTCGACCTCTCTGCCACGCCGCTCAGCTactgctcggcctcgtcccaGATGTTCTGCAGGAACTGACGGTAGAAGCGGCCCTTGCCTGCCTCGGCGatctcggccacctcggcgtcggtgagggCGCTGATCTTGGTGAAGGCCTCGACGTACTCCTTCTGGCGGGGGACGTTGCGCGAGgtgctgggggtgggtgttaGTACACTTGCTCCGGGTTACGGCTCGCACGCGGCACTCACGTCacgacggtgccgccgccaaacTGCTGCGCCCACTTGAGGAGCACctgcgcctcggtcgccttgtgcgcctcggcgatctTCTTCACGACGGGGTCGACGGGTCCGCCGGGCGTGCGCGACAGGCTCGAGAGCGGGCCGTACGCCTGGAACTTGACGTCGTACTTCTTCTgcacggccgcgaggcgctcaatCTGCGCCGAGTGGTAAATGTAGGGCGAGTACTCGCTGCGCGTGTCAGTGGGGGGCCGCAACAGGCTCACGTACATCTGGTTGACGGCAGCGGGGATCTCCCACGtcttggcgagctcctcAATCTTCTCAGCAGCAAAGTTGGACACGCCGATcgagcgggcgaggccgtcgcgcttGATCTGCTCAAACACCTTCCacgtctcggcgagcgggcggtCCGTCACCTTGGGGAAGTGGATGAGGTACAGGTCGACATAGTCggtgccgagctccttgaggaggccctcgagcaccttgcgGGGCTCGTTGACGTCCGAGCCGGGCTGCGACTTGCCCCACTTGGTGAGGATGTAGacgtcctcgcgcttgccgcCCCACTGCTTGagggcgtcgccgacgctctGCGTGTTGGCGTACACctcggccgtgtcgagcgagaCGAAGCCGCTctcgagcgccgagacgacAAGGTCGGTCGCGTCCTTCTGGTAGAGGGCGGAGCCGGTGCCTGTGAGTCGGGTCAGCTTGCTGGCACGGCGACATTGCTCTGAACCGACGCaccgaagccgacgacggggtaCTTGTTGCCGTCGTTAAGGGTGACAGTAGGGAAGGCAGTCATTGTTGAGCGGGCCTTTGTGGTGATGGTGGGATGAAAGAGTGAGATGGAAAGTGTGCAAGATGGCACTTGGATGTTATATACCTTGTTGTGCACaaacgacgagcagcagcgcaatGTCGCAAACGATGGTGATTGTAGTAGACCCGCACTGTCGCCATCCATCTGCTGtggccggcggtggtggggtcATCTtccgtcgcctcgctcgtcaTCGCTTGGATGCCTTGGTTGGCTCAGCAGCACGCGATCGGCTACGTCCGTGTGGTGGCAGGTCGGCACAATCACCGCCGGCCGACAATGACGCCACTCGCAAATAACCTCGCTTTATCAGGCCCTTCGGCGTCCACAATGCAGTCCACCACGCACCCGCCAGAAAACGCATCACAagcgtccacctcgcgcctCCTCGCACGCACCTTCGGCCACTCCACGCGTCCACTCTGTCGCCGACGTGGCTATATGCATGTCCTtcggcgccgtgtcgccgctGAATAACCGCCCGATggctgccgccggccgagcaCTCTCCCACGGTCGCTAGTCTCCAAAGGAACGATCCGGCACAGTCGTTGTCTcggccacctccacctcaaAGTCTCCATCACATCGGCCATGCTCGCGCGCAGAATATTGACCACCAGGGCAAGcttggccagcagcacgctgacgccaggACTCGCCcgcgtgccgctcgcgcgtCCACTCGCTCCTCCCCAGCTGTTGCGGACGCTCCACCTCTCCGCGTCGCCCCGTCCActcgccacgccgtcgtcgccccgccaacctcgccgagaTGTTCGAACACCGCCAGCGCGCACCCTCGCCTCTGCTGCTGAGCCCGACACCACGAGCGGCGGCCTGCGCATCTCGCATCTCTTCGGaggtctcgtcgtcctcggcctcttcgTGACCATCTACGGCCTGCTGGAATGGTACTACTCGCTGCAGCAGTTCCCCGAGCCCATCCGCACGCCGCTCAAGAAAGCGCTCAAGGCAAAATACCAGGGCGAgcatgagcgcgccgacggcttCTTCCGTGAggcgatcgccgccgcgctgtcTGTTCCCCCGTCCGTGCTCAAGCCCAGCCCGCTCAACAAGCTCTCGGGCATCTACATCTCGCAGGCGGCCATGCTGGAAACTGCCGCAGGCAACCCGCTCAAGGCGTACGCTGTCCTCCGGGAGGCATTTGGCCAGTTCGGCCctgcgccgctcgcggccaagcCACCGCGCGTGACGACCTGGGCTGggtccgaggaggaggcagagGGAGGCCACTTgctcaccgaggaggaggtgacCCGCGCTATTGGCCTCGCGCAGaagctcggccagctcgcggcgcgcatgggcggcatggcgtcgccgccacctctTCGCCGGACGAACGAGGACGGCACAGTCGCGTGGGGTGCTGACGCgtccgcgcgcggcgccgagtgggacgaggcggccgttgCGTACCTCGagccggcgctcgccgccatgcTCCGCCTCGGGCTGCAGCGCCAGGCGGACGCCCCGGGCCCCGTGGTTGTTGGGCGCGACGTCAAGCTCCCACACGATGCCAGCCAGGCTAGCGACCCCGAGGACGCCGGCCGCGTGAACAAGCGCGGGTTGGGCATCACCATGGAGACGCTCGCAGAGGTGTACGCCCGCCAGGGCAAGTACGACCTCGCAGGCCACCTGCTCATCCAGGCGGTCAGCACGCTGCTTCCTCCCGGGGCCGAAAACCCGCCAGTACTCGATAGGTGTCAGGGTGAGTGTGGAGTGTGATACCGCTGCTGACGCCAGCGTCCCTCCTCATGACGACCATCTCGTCGCATGCGCTCGAGCCACGTACTGAGAAGGCAGTCAAAGCGTCCCGGTCGTGGTcgctccgcgcgctccagATCATCGACGGTGCAGCGAAAGACGCAGGATGGGAGACTggctcggcgcccgccgacgccgcggcggccgtgtgcGCCAACGCGAAGAGCGTAGCGCAGTACAACCTGGGCATGCTGGCCGAGATCGAGAAGCAGCCTGCCGACGCAGCGCGCCACtttgccgacgcgctcgcgaccgcccgcgacgccggcttCCGCGAAGGCAAGCGCGAAGCAGGGgaggcgctgcgccgcgtgcgTGTGGCCCTTGGGGAGCCCGCGAACCCGGAGCCCAAGCTGAGGAAGTTCTAGCTAGACAGTCACCAGCAAGCCATAAGCCATAGCATCACTCAGTACCAATGCACACATGACCACGCCGAAGGCTCGGGGCCCTCCGGCCGCCTGTGCATGCCACCGGGGCCTCGGGTCGAGGTATAGCGGCGCCAAGATGTGCTCGGATGTAGCTGGATGCCTGGTCGGGGCGGGTTTGAGCCGAGATTGCGGGGTGCCGATATACCGGCGACGTCACGGAGGGAGGCCATCCGGCGCTCCAGGCCATATATCTCGCGCTTGTTGGGCCCCGATGCTTCCATCACACGCTGTAGCCCAGCTGCACACTACGCACACCGACACCATGACCCTCCCCAGCCTGCCGCGCACGAACGAGGGCCAGCGTATCTGCCAGGTAGTCAAGCTCAAGCCCGAGCACGCGGAGGAGTACATCCGGGTGGGTGGCCGTCGGTGGGCGACGGGGCGTTGTTGACAACAACCATTCCAGATACACGCCGACGTGTGGCCTGCCGTGCTCGAGTCGCTGCGCAAGGCCAACTTTGTTGGTAAGTGCCGAGGAGCCGGGCTTGCAGGAGGGTGAGGCGGTCAAGGATAGGAGAGCTGACGCCCCGCCAAGACTACTCGGTGCACTACTTCGCCGAACTCAACCTGCTGATCGCCCACATGCGATACCTTGGGTCCGACctcgaagccgacgccgcgggggtgcgcgagagcgaggagacgcggcggtggtggaaggtgagtgggggtggcACGTGGGGTAGACGACCCCGGCCCGCTACGACAAGCTCACGCacacgctcacgccccacGCCAGATCACCGACGCGATGCAGGAGACGTTCGTCCAAGGCTCGACAGGCAGCACGTCGCCCCTTGGGTGGTGGCTCAACGTGCCAGAGGTGTTCCGGATGGAGCAGTAGGGGGCTGCGGGGTTGTACTGTAAGGGAACAAGAACAAGAAGATCGatctcgggc
Encoded here:
- the cpr-c1_0 gene encoding NADPH-dependent conjugated polyketone reductase C1 — its product is MTAFPTVTLNDGNKYPVVGFGTGSALYQKDATDLVVSALESGFVSLDTAEVYANTQSVGDALKQWGGKREDVYILTKWGKSQPGSDVNEPRKVLEGLLKELGTDYVDLYLIHFPKVTDRPLAETWKVFEQIKRDGLARSIGVSNFAAEKIEELAKTWEIPAAVNQIEYSPYIYHSAQIERLAAVQKKYDVKFQAYGPLSSLSRTPGGPVDPVVKKIAEAHKATEAQVLLKWAQQFGGGTVVTTSRNVPRQKEYVEAFTKISALTDAEVAEIAEAGKGRFYRQFLQNIWDEAEQ
- the rhaM gene encoding L-rhamnose mutarotase yields the protein MTLPSLPRTNEGQRICQVVKLKPEHAEEYIRIHADVWPAVLESLRKANFVDYSVHYFAELNLLIAHMRYLGSDLEADAAGVRESEETRRWWKITDAMQETFVQGSTGSTSPLGWWLNVPEVFRMEQ